The sequence below is a genomic window from Haloferax mediterranei ATCC 33500.
TCGTCCCTAGAGTCGTCCGAATGAGCAAGGACCACATCGAGGTTCGTGGTGCCGAAGAGCACAACCTCAAGGACCTCGACGTCCGCATCCCTCGCGAGACGTTCACCGTCGTTACCGGCCTGTCGGGGTCGGGCAAGTCCTCCCTCGCGTTCGATACGGTTTACGCGGAGGGACAACGCCGCTACATCGAGTCGCTGTCGGCGTACGCACGGAACTTCCTCGGCCAGATGGACAAGCCGAAAGTTGAGGCCGTCGAGGGTCTCTCCCCCGCTATCTCCATCGACCAGAAAAACGGGGCGAACAATCCGCGGTCGACCGTCGGAACTGTCACGGAACTCCACGACTATCTCCGTCTCCTGTACGCCCGCGTCGGCACACAGTACGACCCCATCACGGGCGAGGAAGTCGGCGAGCAGTCCGCACAGGACATGGTCGACCAGATTCTCGAACTCCCCGAGGGAACCCGCGCGAAAATCGTCGCGCCGGTCGTCCGTGACCAGAAAGGCGAGTTCAAGGACCTCTTTTCGGACCTCGTCTCCGAGGGCTACGCCCGCGTCGAAGTCGACGGCGAGGAGTTCGACCTCTCCTTCGAGACGCCCGAACTCGACAAGAACTACGACCATACCATCGACGTGGTCGTCGACCGCGTGAAGGTCGCGCCCGACGCGCGCTCCCGCATCGCTGACTCCGTCGAAACCGCACTGGAGGAGGCAAACGGCGTCCTCAAACTCATCGTTCCGGACCCGCCGGAAGACCTCCCCTTCGCGTCCAACACGCGCTCGACGGGGTCGCTCGCGGGCGACGGCGACGACCGACTCGTCGTGGAGTTCTCCGAAGAACTCGGTAACCCGAACTCCTCGTTCCGATTTTCCGAAATCGAGACGCGCTCCTTTTCGTTCAACAGCCCCCACGGGGCCTGTCCGGAGTGTGAGGGTCTCGGCAAGGCGAAGGAAGTCGACCCCGACCTCGTCGTCACCGACCCGTCGAAACCGCTCAAGCACGTCTTCGAACCGTGGAGCTACAACCGGACCTATTATCGAAGACAACTCGACAACGTCGCCGACCACTTCGGCGTCAGCGTGAACACGCCGTTCGAGGACCTCGACGAAGAGATACAGGACGCCTTCCTCTTCGGAACGTCCGAAGACGTAGTCTTCGAGTGGACGACGAAAAACGGCACTCGACACAAAGAACACCCCTTCGAGGGCGTCGTCGGCAACCTCGAACGCCGCCACGTCGAGACGGACTCCGAGCGGACGCGCGACCACATCGAGGAGTTCATGGCCGTCACGACCTGCCCCGAGTGCAACGGGTCGCGCCTCAAAGAGCAGTCTCGCCACGTCCGCGTCGGCGGGACGACGCTTCCCGAAGTCAACCGCATGACCATCGCGGGCGCACTCGAACACTTCGAAGGCCTCGAAACCGACCTCTCGGAGCGCGAACGCACCATCGCACAGGAGATTCTCAAGGAGATTCGTGCCCGCCTCGGCTTCATGACCGAAGTCGGTCTGGAGTACCTGACGCTGGACCGCGAAGCCGCGACACTCTCCGGCGGCGAATCACAGCGTATCCGCCTCGCCACGCAGGTCGGGTCGGGTCTCGTCGGCGTCCTCTACGTCCTTGACGAGCCGTCTATCGGGCTTCACCAGCGCGACAACGACAAACTACTGAACACGCTCGAAGGCCTCCGCGACCTCGGAAACACGCTCATCGTCGTCGAACACGACGAGGAGACGATGCGCCGGGCCGACGAAATCATCGACATGGGTCCCGGCCCGGGCAAGCGCGGCGGCGAAGTCGTCGCACAGGGCGACTTCGACGACATCGTCGCGGCCGACAACTCCATCACGGCCGACTA
It includes:
- the uvrA gene encoding excinuclease ABC subunit UvrA; translation: MSKDHIEVRGAEEHNLKDLDVRIPRETFTVVTGLSGSGKSSLAFDTVYAEGQRRYIESLSAYARNFLGQMDKPKVEAVEGLSPAISIDQKNGANNPRSTVGTVTELHDYLRLLYARVGTQYDPITGEEVGEQSAQDMVDQILELPEGTRAKIVAPVVRDQKGEFKDLFSDLVSEGYARVEVDGEEFDLSFETPELDKNYDHTIDVVVDRVKVAPDARSRIADSVETALEEANGVLKLIVPDPPEDLPFASNTRSTGSLAGDGDDRLVVEFSEELGNPNSSFRFSEIETRSFSFNSPHGACPECEGLGKAKEVDPDLVVTDPSKPLKHVFEPWSYNRTYYRRQLDNVADHFGVSVNTPFEDLDEEIQDAFLFGTSEDVVFEWTTKNGTRHKEHPFEGVVGNLERRHVETDSERTRDHIEEFMAVTTCPECNGSRLKEQSRHVRVGGTTLPEVNRMTIAGALEHFEGLETDLSERERTIAQEILKEIRARLGFMTEVGLEYLTLDREAATLSGGESQRIRLATQVGSGLVGVLYVLDEPSIGLHQRDNDKLLNTLEGLRDLGNTLIVVEHDEETMRRADEIIDMGPGPGKRGGEVVAQGDFDDIVAADNSITADYLSGRKDIDVPETRREGDGELVVRGARQHNLKDLDVPIPLGTFTAITGVSGSGKSTLMHEILYKGLARRMNDNTSVDPGEHDAIEGYDQIETVRLIDQSPIGRTPRSNPATYTGVFDYVRELFAQTKLSKQRGYEKGRFSFNVKGGRCEACKGQGNVKIEMNFLSDVYVPCEECHGDRYNAETLDVRYKGKTIADVLQMEVDEALDFFEANSQIRRRLQLLHDVGLGYMQLGQPSTTLSGGEAQRVKLAEELGKKQTGDTLYLLDEPTTGLHKEDERKLIDVLQRLADNGNTVLVVEHELDLVKNADNIIDLGPEGGDGGGTIVASGTPEAVARNPDSHTGRYLRDYLPDVDKEGPRSDRRKPAKVPNDD